From the Raphanus sativus cultivar WK10039 unplaced genomic scaffold, ASM80110v3 Scaffold3439, whole genome shotgun sequence genome, the window GAAAAACGACGACCACTGCGAAGCCACAGCTCAAACCCGACATGATGTTCTTCGAGgactctgtttcctctgtttcttcctcGAAGAGATTCTTTGATCTCATAAAGCCTTTATACAACAAAACAACGAAGAAACAGAGCATCAACAGTGTAACTACATCTCCGGCGTCTTCACCGGCGACGGCGAgggagaaacagaggaagaataTACCGTCGGGGATTCGAAGACAACTTGGGAAGAGCCGGTCGGCGTCTGCGGCTGTCGGAGTGATGTCTCCGGCGAAGAGACTCGACGAGTCTTTACAGGTGCAACAAGATGGGATTCAAAGTGCCATTCTCCACTGCAAGAAATCGTTTCACGGGTCAGAATCTTGTACGTTACCGCGATCTAGCAGTGAATCTTACTCGCAAGAGAAACTCAGTACTTCGTCGTCTGAAGGTAAATTATGAATTTCCATATTTTGGattatttgattttagtttAAGATAAATTTCCGAAAATGGTAATTAAAATTCTTATCTTTATTTTTGTAGATTCGTATTTGTTTTCAAGATTATCAAGCGTTTCAATGTCGGAGAAATCAATAGATGGCCTGACTTCAATCCAAGAACAGCGGGAGAAGATTAGcaattaggtttttttttgtttgtaatagaAGACGAGATTTtagtttcttttgaaaaaaatagttcaaaatgggaaaatagaaaaatcttGTTGCAGGATCAGTAACGTTTCAGATTAGTGATGGGTCTCCTTTTTGGCTTTGTGTAGTGACGGATCATTATGTGAATCCTGACACCTAGAGAATTGAAAATTTAGTAAATgggagtaaaaaaaaaagttaatgtgagtatatatttattacataACTCTGTCGTCTTCGTCTGTCACACATCTCACAATATACCATAATTAACTTTCACAGAAATGAGCTAAAAATATGTCTTGCAGAAAATTGCTTTGAGCTTTTGATTATGACATTATTATGTATAAAAAAGATTGTTTATAGAGTGGATACTGAAAAATccgttcagttttttttaaaaataaagtccATTGAAAACTGAAAATTCGCATTTGAATATATGATTATGGGTCTAACTGGTGATCATCTCGGGAATAGTaggaacaaaaaggaaaagaattgatgggaataaaattatgagaatgatgaggaacggttattccatatcaaatttagtgaggaataaatttgttctttaattctctacaataaaaggaatgagaaggaaTGAAAAAAAATGACTATTCctaatgaatggtaaaatttgttaggaacattaaggaatgcattattcctcttcattccttggtcaccagttagatcCTATGTATTTTGGCATAATTGCCACAATAATATATGAATTCAGCGTAATACTACTGGATTTGTATGTCCCTGGTAAATATTCCTTTTAAAAGTGTAAGAAAAATTATCTTGTTTACgattttgtttagaaaaataaaagttaaaaattaaattagaaattaatatttaaattaatgtaaGCTTTCCTCACTTGTGCATTTGGAAGTGACTTGACACTCAGTGGTCCACCGTCCACTTTccaagaaaatatatatgaactcTGACGGCACTGCTAATATTCATCATCTTGACCTCTATATATGGTGTAGTATAATTTTGTCTGTATATCTATCAGGTTGCTCTCTTCAATCTGTCATCACTCAGAATCCATtcatttatagaataaaatcGAAGTCCGAATTTGAGAGATGCAatctaagtcccacattggaaaaTTAGACAAgaagtgtctaatatataaagagaagtccaactctaattagtatgaggccttttgggaaagagtcccagaaacaaatccatgcgggcttatcattaaggcccaaagtggacaatatcgtactaatcagataaaatagagttggacatggacTCATacaatcccaacaattggtatcagagcggttgaCGAGAAATCTGGAAGAAGACCTAAATACCCTTCGAAAGAAAAATGGGTATATCCTATGAGTTAGGAATGATGAGAGGTGTATGTGGCAGAGATCGAATCAGAAGATCATGAAACCTGTGATGTTGGAGGACGAGGATCATCCTCAATTCGATGGAGGAAAGGACACGAGATGAATGTGATTCTTAGATTGAGGGGGAGAATGAGAGATGCAatctaagtcccacattggagaattagacaagaagtgtctaatatataaagagaagtccaactctaattagtacgaggccttttgggaaaGAGTCCCAGAAACAAATCCATGCGGACTTATCATTAAGGCCCAAAGtagacaatatcgtactaatcagataaaatagagttggacatgggatttcacaatcccaacagaatttacaaaattttgtcACCTGCATCCTCAAAGTAATACAAAGGAGGTGATTGGTAAATGTTTTAattcttttactttttagttataaatatatgctgtaatttttttctgtaacaGTAGATTATATGACtgcaaatttatattaataattttcaaaccattaaatataaagctctaaaattgatttttaaaaacaattttgttctattttagttttaggAACATagctttaaattattttcttaaaacacAACTGATAAATTAAAATGGCTATAAAAATCTGTAAAAAGCATTCACAACACTTACCTCCTAAATTTGGAATAAAGCACCAGTTtgatacatttatatatttgctCCATTTAAAAGCTTCAGATTTTGAGGGGGAATTGGTTAATGGGCAAGCACAATGAATGTTTTCATATGTTCATCATTTTATTATGTTTGCCTATGTGAACTACATTTCAACTATTGATACAGAGACTTTGAGTACAGACTACAGGTTctccaagaaaaaaaagagtgcACAGGGTAGACTTGTTTGTTAAATTAAGATAGGGGTGAGTGCAAACCGAAGCCGAGTACTTTTTTTTTACGTATATTTAATACTTGGCTTGTCTTTCATGAATAATGGATTTTCAGACATGTAATTGACCTATCGAAAACGGATACTTATTATTTCTAATACTTGTCCAAATATATGTTACTTGCAAGTTACTTGGCTTGGCTTGCTCGATTACTTACACTATTTACTACTCTCTCCGTTCTTTTATATAAGTcgttttaaaagaatttttttgttcCAAATTATATGACGTTTTCgattttctatgtaaaatttattaagagTTAATGTTGTTTGACCAatgataaatatcat encodes:
- the LOC108846017 gene encoding membrane-associated kinase regulator 5; this encodes MEALTFMKLWLTNTTGNKPRRETRISESTVRSSTSLEDSYVDLCEGDDSFFDLEFSLSDFSLQKNKTPEEREVKQTTTFSVSKSKVIPVVEPTSKPQSPTTPLNTGRKFRAFSFKKKENNRSLNVRFKLEDETSTTSFRKTTTTAKPQLKPDMMFFEDSVSSVSSSKRFFDLIKPLYNKTTKKQSINSVTTSPASSPATAREKQRKNIPSGIRRQLGKSRSASAAVGVMSPAKRLDESLQVQQDGIQSAILHCKKSFHGSESCTLPRSSSESYSQEKLSTSSSEDSYLFSRLSSVSMSEKSIDGLTSIQEQREKISN